A single genomic interval of Hevea brasiliensis isolate MT/VB/25A 57/8 chromosome 4, ASM3005281v1, whole genome shotgun sequence harbors:
- the LOC110650010 gene encoding uncharacterized protein LOC110650010 produces MGCAGSSQAEGDGAVKKIQKPKPWKHPQPITKSQLLQMRDEFWDTAPHYGGRKEIWDALRAAAEANLTLAQAIVDSAGVIVQNADLTICYDERGAKYELPKYVLSEPTNLIRDS; encoded by the exons atgGGTTGTGCTGGATCGTCACAGGCTGAAGGAGATG GGGCTGTGAAGAAGATTCAGAAGCCAAAACCTTGGAAGCATCCTCAGCCTATAACAAAGTCTCAGCTTTTACAGATGCGTGATGAGTTTTGGGATACTGCTCCTCACTATGGCGGAAGGAAAG AGATTTGGGATGCTCTTCGTGCTGCTGCTGAAGCTAACCTAACCCTTGCGCAAGCTATTGTGGATAGTGCTGGTGTAATTGTTCAAAATGCTGATTTGACAATATGCTATGATGAAAGAG GTGCAAAATATGAACTTCCCAAGTATGTTTTGAGCGAGCCAACCAACTTAATCCGGGACAGTTGA